Genomic DNA from Alkalihalobacterium alkalinitrilicum:
AAAAGTCTGTCTTCGGCTGATGACTTGAGTCTTTTACAGCTTGAACAAGAGGAACTAATTCTTTCCTAAGATTTCCGAATACATCATCTAAAATTTCTACTGTAATACCAGGCTCATAATCATCGAGTAATGTGTTATATTTATGACCTTCATAACCCCAATACTCTAAAAAGCGTTTTTTCGTATCCACAATTTTTTCTAAATACGGGTGAAACATCGCAAAATCTGATTTTTCTTTTGCCTGCTCCCAAACTGCTTCCGATTTAGATTCTAAAATGACATATTCCTTATATTCTTTTTCTGGAATTTTTTTATTACGGTCATAATTTTTTTTGCATTCTTCAATTGTTTTCTTAGTAATTTCGGTTACATCTGAACTCTCACTAAGTGCATCTATGTATTCTTTCATCTGACCAGATGTCGACATATTAAAGATTTCTGTTGATAGCATCCCGATAACTTCAGAACGTTGCTCAACTCCTTTTCTCGGTGCACCTGTCCTTAAGTCCCAGAACATTAAGGATCGAGCCTCACTAAAGTTTTCCATTTTTTTAACGTATTCTAAAAAATCTTTTTCCATTTCTTTATGACCTTTTGACATGCCTATGCATCCTCTCTTTGATAAAAATATTTCGAATAATGAAATACACTTTTATTATAAAATTTCTTTTAGCAAATGTTAACTATTTTCACTCGACAAATAAATTTGATATGATGAGCAAATATAAGTAAAGGGGGTACACAATGAATGTAACAATTACACCAAAAGCGGCACGTTTTTACAAACATGAAGTTCTAACAGAAAAACATCAATCATTACGACTTTTTGTACGAGTTGGGGGGGTTGGCTCAGGTGGTTTTTCAGTTGGTGTTATTATAGAAGAACCAGATCATAATTCTTTTCAGATTGAAATAGAGGGTGTTACATTTTTTATAAACGGAGATGACACCTGGTATTTTAACGGTATGACGATTGATTATAATGAAGATCTAAATATGATGATTTTCAATAATCCACAATTTGAAGACATCTATCATCCTGAACAGTAAAAAGTGACTGACTCTATTGCTTATTGAAAACCACCTCGAATCATAAACGTAAACAACTGTATTATGATAATGAAGGCAATACATAAGCTACGAGTCAGCCTCTTTATATATTTAGATTTTATAAAAAGGAGCGCTAAAATCGCCCCTTGCCTTATTTTTTCGCTTCTTCTAGTTGATGATCAATACGCTCAATCAACTCTGATGAAATTTCAAAGAAACGTTCGTCAACTCCCGTTTGATGAGATGCCGCAGTATAGTATTGCTTCTTTGCTTGTTGAACTGCTTCAGTCGCTGCCTGCAACTGGTCTTCATCCATACTCATAGTTGCTTGTCCAACCATACGCTCTGCAGCTTTAATTGCCATCTCCACTTGTTTTAAATCGTTATACGGCTCTGACATACAATATTCCACCTTTCGTTCATATAGTGTTATTGTATGCGATTAAAACATAAAATATTCAGTATTATGGTTAATCTTTGAGGTGTTCCAGTGTAACACCAAACCATCTGACCTATGATTATTACGATGCTTTAGTTAAAATTTACCTATCTATTTTTAGAAAAACCACATTCCCTCAATTGAAGAAATGCGGCAATTTGAAAATTCGAATTATAAGCACCAATTAATCATTTGTTGTATCGATCACTCTTGGTGGCCTTGGGCCCCAATATTGATAAAGATCTGTTCGAATTTTCCCGTTATATAACTTCCGTTTTTTCGTTGCTTTTTTCCCATATAATTCTTCAAATTGCTCATTAGAAGTCAAAACATAAATTGACCATGTAGGGATATATTCTTGAAAGATTTTCCCCATCTCCTTATACAACTGTGCGACTTGTTCTTTTTCTCCTAATCGCTCACCGTATGGAGGATTAGCAATTACGCATCCGTATTCTCTTTTTGATCTTAAGTCTGTCACCTGCATCTGTTTAAAACGAATAATATTCGTAAACCCAGCCTCAGCTGCATTATGCTCGGATAATTCAATCATGCGATGGTCAATGTCAGTTCCAAGTATATCCAATTCTTGGTCATATTTCGCCAAGTCTTCTACTTCCATTCTTGCTTGGTCCCACATTTCTTTCCCAATCCAAGACCATTGTTCTGACGCGAACTTCCTCATAAATCCTGGAGCTATATTTTGTCCGATCATCGCAGCCTCAATTGGTAACGTACCTGAACCGCAGAATGGATCGATTAAAGGCTTGTCTGGTTTCCAATTCGTCAACATGATAAGTGCAGATGCAAGTGTTTCCTTTAATGGAGCTTGGTTAGAACGATAACGATATCCTCGTTTATGTAAGCCGTCACCACTCGCATCAATTGTTAAAGTGGCGACATCTTTATGAAGCGCTACCTCGATTCGGTAGAGAGGTCCATCTTCCTTAAACCAATCCGTACGATACTTTTTCTTTAAACTTTCTACAACCGCTTTTTTTACAATCGCTTGACAGTCTGATACACTGAACAATTTAGATTTTACTGATTTCCCAATAACTGGGAATTCAGCATTAATCGGAATAAAGTCAGCCCATGGAAGTGCTTTCGTTTTTTCGAATAACTCTTCAAAGCTAAGGGCGTTAAATTCTCCGATTCTTACCTTAATTCGATCAGCCGTTCTAAGCCATAAGTTTGAACGACAAATTGCCATCGGATCAGCTGTATATATAATACGTCCATTTTCAACGGTTACATCTTCGTATCCCAAATCTCTAACTTCTTTTGCTACAAGCGCTTCAAGACCCATTGTCGCTGTTGCAATTAACGTTACTTTATCCATTTCAATCACCTACATTATAGTCTTTCCCTATTATAGTCATGTTCTGTCGAAATCACAAATAAGGATAATCACCCAACATTACCCATTAAAAAAGGGCAAATAAAAAAGCCCTTATACTGTGGGCTTAACAGTCATCATTTTAGCGTTCGATAAGCCATGTTTTGTCCCATTGTACTGCAAACGGTGATGAACCTCGTACTCAGGGGGTAATCATCTATCTACAGGTAAAAAACCACCTGTCCCTCTCTCCGTTGAATTCCTTTGAGAGGGTGCCCCTACCATTGTTTGGGTTTCTCGCTCGAGGGGTTTACCCGTTCCACTCCACTTGTTTCCAAGCGGACTACGTCACTGTGGCACTTTCAGAAGCATCACACCATATCCATAAGGACGTAGGTGCTTACCTCGCCGTTAGCCCAGTCAAAACCAGACTACCCTAGCTTATGAATTCGCTAGGCACGAACACTACGACCATCTCAGGTCGTGCGAGCATGGACTTTCCTCTATACCATCAAAGTGATATAGCAATTACCTGAACGCTAAATGCTGTTCTGTCTTAACGACAAGTCTTATTATAGTACGATATATACTCAAAGGTCAACTGGAACTACTTTGGAAATCTGTTAATTTTTCCTGACTGCTTGTCTAGATAATTCATCGGCATTTTTATTTTGGTTACTCGGAATCCATTTCAGGAAGAATAAATCGAATTGATCAATATATGTTAAAGCTTCGTCTAATAACTTTTGATATTGCTCCTTTTTTACATAGCGCTTTTCGACTGCCTGATCTATCAATTGCGAATCGGTCCGAAATGATACAGTAGTTAACCCTTTTTCTTTACATAATTCTAACGCTTTTATGAGGGCCATATATTCTGCTTCATGGTTTGTTAGTTCACCAAGAGGAATCGCATAACGGTCTTCATTTCCATCTTTATAGTTGATATAAATCCCTGCACCCGATGGACCTGGATTCCCAGCACTGGCCCCATCAATGTATACTTCGATCAATAAAGCCTCTCCTTTATTTCAGCCTTTAGCTATAGTAACAATATTATTTTTTTACAATAAACAAATTTTATTCGTATAGCTTTCTACCAAAAACTTCTTTTTCCAAGTTTGATAGACGTTGTAAAATATCATAATTTGTACTTCCGACAGGAGATGTTGATGTCGGGACTCTTGGTTTTTGTTCTTGTACTCGTTTAACCTCACGACGAAGTTGCTGATTCTCCTGCTCTAATCGTTCAACGGCTTCATGAAACTTTTCATAATCTTGGATAATTGCATCTAGAAATTTATCGACGTCATCTTGATTATATCCTTTTAGACTTGTTTTGAATTCTTTCTCTAAAATATCTTTCGCTGTAAATCGAAATTGACTCATTATAAATACACCCCAGTTCTTAACTGTAGACTACTACTTCTACTATTTTTTCAGAATTAAGAACAATTGTCAATTTGTTCTTTTCGACTTTCTCACTTTAAAACTCTTCCATTTCTTCTTGTATTGTCGAATTTATATCATCTGGAGTAATGTAAAGGATAGGGTACCCGTCACGATCATAACGTTTAAGTGCAGGTTCCAAGTAATAGTTAGGAGAGCCTTCCTTCCATTCATCATACAGAATAACAAGTCCGTCACTTTTTTCAATCAAATATTGGTTTTTTATTCGTAATT
This window encodes:
- the gpsB gene encoding cell division regulator GpsB, with protein sequence MSQFRFTAKDILEKEFKTSLKGYNQDDVDKFLDAIIQDYEKFHEAVERLEQENQQLRREVKRVQEQKPRVPTSTSPVGSTNYDILQRLSNLEKEVFGRKLYE
- a CDS encoding THUMP domain-containing class I SAM-dependent RNA methyltransferase, whose translation is MDKVTLIATATMGLEALVAKEVRDLGYEDVTVENGRIIYTADPMAICRSNLWLRTADRIKVRIGEFNALSFEELFEKTKALPWADFIPINAEFPVIGKSVKSKLFSVSDCQAIVKKAVVESLKKKYRTDWFKEDGPLYRIEVALHKDVATLTIDASGDGLHKRGYRYRSNQAPLKETLASALIMLTNWKPDKPLIDPFCGSGTLPIEAAMIGQNIAPGFMRKFASEQWSWIGKEMWDQARMEVEDLAKYDQELDILGTDIDHRMIELSEHNAAEAGFTNIIRFKQMQVTDLRSKREYGCVIANPPYGERLGEKEQVAQLYKEMGKIFQEYIPTWSIYVLTSNEQFEELYGKKATKKRKLYNGKIRTDLYQYWGPRPPRVIDTTND
- a CDS encoding reverse transcriptase-like protein codes for the protein MIEVYIDGASAGNPGPSGAGIYINYKDGNEDRYAIPLGELTNHEAEYMALIKALELCKEKGLTTVSFRTDSQLIDQAVEKRYVKKEQYQKLLDEALTYIDQFDLFFLKWIPSNQNKNADELSRQAVRKN
- a CDS encoding DUF2564 family protein; translated protein: MSEPYNDLKQVEMAIKAAERMVGQATMSMDEDQLQAATEAVQQAKKQYYTAASHQTGVDERFFEISSELIERIDHQLEEAKK
- a CDS encoding iron-sulfur cluster biosynthesis family protein, whose amino-acid sequence is MNVTITPKAARFYKHEVLTEKHQSLRLFVRVGGVGSGGFSVGVIIEEPDHNSFQIEIEGVTFFINGDDTWYFNGMTIDYNEDLNMMIFNNPQFEDIYHPEQ